Proteins encoded by one window of Anopheles maculipalpis chromosome 2RL, idAnoMacuDA_375_x, whole genome shotgun sequence:
- the LOC126567387 gene encoding SET and MYND domain-containing protein 4-like, with the protein MEPEGPPELVASKSCRNDKKLVAFILEQRMKLNESCSPTITFYSNVKNNMHALWFYNYCEYYITHYSSSWPNTTKLKMYLLVQLNLLIAYSTPGSKQLTEGYLKRARIAYDSEEDFCCLYNILHAKEVNTTHFATDASAQTLFDRARMRRNGVAHPTPYKYRMFENHLSQVECKESVKHGRHLNARRSLPTGSTALREMPYVSVLMNDFWVRCHHCLNYAPFVLIPCQSCSLAMFCSVTCRTRACEEYHSMECAIMPILIGQCTPIEFLALRLTIRVYKMFPITSDALVAYIRGLSDDVRAHDYSAPDAEANYRKIYRLATNRRHLSKQTLTYDGLRAVSLAKMFVREHKLPTSYEEILAELTVRHLHILRVNGLVLHCSKEDNSKEENNSTSEPYALVLLTTGSMFNHSCTANVEYHLSRDGEIVFVTDTYIPKGSQMYIDYRINSSDTRYVFECYCHQCASKRVLSQPSFVSEYKGVF; encoded by the exons ATGGAACCCGAAGGCCCACCCGAACTCGTAGCATCCAAAAGTTGCCGTAACGATAAGAAGCTGGTGGCGTTCATACTTGAGCAGCGaatgaaattgaatgaatCTTGCTCGCCAACCATCACGTTTTATAGTAACGTTAAGAATAACATGCATGCATTGTGGTTCTACAATTACTGCGAGTACTACATTACTCACTATTCTTCGAGTTGGCCAAACACCACCAAACTGAAAATGTATCTACTTGTGCAGTTGAACCTACTGATCGCCTACAGCACACCCGGTTCTAAGCAACTCACGGAAGGATACCTGAAGCGAGCTCGAATCGCATACGACAGCGAGGAAGACTTCTGCTGCCTGTATAACATTTTACATGCAAAAGAGGTCAATACGACCCATTTCGCAACCGATGCCTCCGCACAGACTTTATTCGATAGAGCTCGTATGCGAAGAAATGGAGTTGCTCATCCGACCCCTTATAAATACCGCATGTTTGAGAATCACTTAAGCCAAGTGGAGTGCAAAGAATCAGTTAAGCATGGCCGTCATCTCAATGCTCGCCGCAGCCTGCCAACAGGAAGTACGGCTCTACGCGAGATGCCATACGTGAGTGTGCTCATGAATGACTTTTGGGTGCGATGTCACCATTGTCTGAACTACGCACCATTCGTTCTCATTCCGTGCCAATCCTGCTCGTTGGCAATGTTCTGTTCTGTGACCTGCCGTACCCGTGCCTGCGAGGAATATCATTCAATGGAGTGTGCCATAATGCCAATCCTAATTGGACAGTGTACGCCCATTGAGTTTCTCGCTCTGCGCCTTACAATCCGTGTCTATAAAATGTTTCCCATAACGTCGGATGCACTCGTTGCGTACATTCGAGGACTATCTGACGACGTCAGAGCACATGATTACAGTGCACCTGATGCGGAGGCAAATTATCGGAAGATCTACAGATTGGCTACCAACCGGCGCCATTTGTCCAAACAAACCCTGACCTATGACGGACTGAGAGCAGTCTCACTGGCTAAGATGTTCGTGCGTGAACATAAGCTACCGACCAGCTATGAAGAAATTCTAGCCGAGCTAACTGTACGCCATTTGCACATCCTTCGTGTCAACGGTTTGGTTCTGCATTGCTCCAAGGAGGACAATTCAAAAGAAGAGAACAATTCGACATCGGAGCCATACGCACTAGTTCTGCTCACGACGGGCAGCATGTTCAACCACTCATGCACCGCGAACGTAGAATATCATCTGTCGCGGGACGGTGAAATTGTATTTGTAACTGATACTTACATTCCAAAAGGCTCGCAGATGTACATCGACTATCG CATTAATTCCTCGGATACCAGATATGTCTTTGAATGCTACTGTCATCAGTGTGCAAGCAAACGTGTGCTAAGTCAACCATCATTTGTGTCGGAATACAAGGGAGTGTTTTGA
- the LOC126567385 gene encoding SET and MYND domain-containing protein 4-like, whose protein sequence is MEPEGPPELVASKSCRNDKKLVAFILEQRMKLNESCSPTITFYSNVKNNMHALWFYNYCEYYITHYSSSWPNTTKLKMYLLVQLNLLIAYSTPGSKQLTEGYLKRARIAYDSEEDFYCLYNILHAKEVNTTHFATDASAQTLFDRARMRRNGVAHPTPYKYRMFENHLSQVECKESVKHGRHLNARRSLPTGSTALREMPYVSVLMNDFWVRCHHCLNYAPFVLIPCQSCSLAMFCSVTCRTRACEEYHSLECAIMPILIGQCTPIEFLALRLTIRVYKMFPITSDALVAYIRGLTDNVRAYDYSAPDAEADYRKIYRLATNRRHLSKQTLTYDGLRAVSLAKTFVREHKLPTSFEEILAELTVRHLHILRVNALVLHCSKEDNSKEEYNSTSEPYALVLLTTGSMFNHSCTANVEYHLSRDGEIVFVTDTYIPKGSQMYIDYRINPLDSRYVFECYCHQCASKRVLSQLSFESEYKGVF, encoded by the exons ATGGAACCCGAAGGCCCACCCGAACTCGTAGCATCCAAAAGTTGCCGTAACGATAAGAAGCTGGTGGCGTTCATACTTGAACAGCGaatgaaattgaatgaatCTTGCTCGCCAACCATCACGTTTTATAGTAACGTTAAGAATAACATGCATGCATTGTGGTTCTACAATTACTGCGAGTACTACATTACTCACTATTCTTCGAGTTGGCCAAACACCACCAAACTGAAAATGTATCTACTTGTGCAGTTGAACCTACTGATCGCCTACAGCACACCCGGTTCTAAGCAACTCACGGAAGGATACCTGAAGCGAGCTCGAATCGCATACGACAGCGAGGAAGACTTCTACTGCCTGTATAACATTTTACATGCAAAAGAGGTCAATACGACCCATTTCGCAACCGATGCCTCCGCACAGACTTTATTCGATAGAGCTCGTATGCGAAGAAATGGAGTTGCTCATCCGACCCCTTATAAATACCGCATGTTTGAGAATCACTTAAGCCAAGTGGAGTGCAAAGAATCAGTTAAGCATGGCCGTCATCTCAATGCTCGCCGCAGCCTGCCAACAGGAAGTACGGCTCTACGCGAGATGCCATACGTGAGTGTGCTCATGAATGACTTTTGGGTGCGATGTCACCATTGTCTGAACTACGCACCATTCGTTCTCATTCCGTGCCAATCCTGCTCGTTGGCAATGTTCTGTTCTGTGACCTGCCGTACCCGTGCCTGCGAGGAATATCATTCACTGGAGTGTGCCATAATGCCAATCCTAATTGGACAGTGTACGCCCATTGAGTTTCTCGCTCTGCGCCTTACAATCCGTGTCTATAAAATGTTTCCCATAACGTCGGATGCACTCGTTGCGTACATTCGAGGACTAACTGATAACGTCAGAGCTTATGATTACAGTGCACCTGATGCGGAGGCAGATTATCGGAAGATCTACAGATTGGCTACCAACCGACGTCATTTGTCCAAACAAACCCTGACCTATGACGGACTGAGAGCAGTCTCACTGGCTAAGACGTTCGTGCGTGAACATAAGCTACCGACCAGCTTTGAAGAAATTCTAGCCGAGCTAACTGTACGCCATTTGCACATCCTTCGTGTCAACGCTTTGGTTCTGCATTGCTCCAAGGAGGACAATTCAAAAGAAGAGTACAATTCGACATCGGAGCCATACGCACTAGTTCTGCTCACGACGGGCAGCATGTTCAACCACTCATGCACCGCGAACGTAGAATATCATCTGTCGCGGGACGGTGAAATTGTATTTGTAACTGATACTTACATTCCAAAAGGCTCGCAGATGTACATCGACTATCG CATTAATCCCTTGGATAGCAGATATGTCTTTGAATGCTACTGTCATCAGTGTGCAAGCAAACGTGTGCTAAGTCAACTATCATTTGAGTCGGAATACAAGGGAGTGTTTTGA